From a region of the Triticum aestivum cultivar Chinese Spring chromosome 7D, IWGSC CS RefSeq v2.1, whole genome shotgun sequence genome:
- the LOC123168607 gene encoding protein CYCLOPS, whose amino-acid sequence MEMEGRGLSDLFRNTSEEIFLKAVMENSIGVAAPPSMEMMGFRNMSQSFREDSEELFNSWLMNGEIPGFSHLNNRPRQPSRLSSEAGAFPNQQHDIARQNFLADNLIPENCAVPPEYTNNHNQQPLKNAAEKGMQASDLLLAKTWFHCTQPMTRSRSSELRRRYAAMQSNVSPITTGTMRAANQLRLDFTNTNAANSAPMGSTPLQTSTFVSPSCSSTSPLDNPHMLAQDTVTSVVSMLKDTLERKKLSSPANRDMPHGNPFGFYDSQQFQHNILGGTDMFPLVTNGHVQDSLMLPEVERPTEPNAENFVAPASQIWISAASHEPSQSGSSNALTAQSAGFEVCDELRPMGQGLSVCESTRKNVANGTADCRSNGKDYREKVLKDNLKDERKRVALTRMGSISSEQAVDGGDPTKKRRVERTRKMAEAKERSSTPVIPTDMQAVLKRCENLEKEVRSLKLNLSFMNRKDSEQTKQIEDLQKQNEDMAEEKERLIEEIERMASDSTA is encoded by the exons ATGGAGATGGAGGGCCGGGGTCTGTCTGACCTGTTCAGGAACACCAGCGAGGAGATCTTCCTCAAGGCGGTGATGGAGAACTCGATCGGAGTGGCGGCGCCGCCGAGCATGGAGATGATGGGGTTCAGAAACATGTCGCAGAGCTTCAGAGAAGACAGCGAGGAGTTGTTCAACAGCTGGCTCATGAATGGAGAG ATTCCAGGCTTTAGTCACCTGAATAATCGGCCTCGACAACCATCTAG GTTGTCATCAGAGGCAGGTGCCTTTCCTAATCAACAACATGACATTGCTCGACAAAATTTTCTCGCCGACAACTTGATCCCTGAGAATTGTGCAGTTCCTCCTGAATACACGAATAACCATAACCAGCAACCACTCAA GAATGCAGCAGAGAAAGGGATGCAAGCAAGTGATCTACTTTTGGCAAAG ACCTGGTTTCACTGCACTCAACCAATGACTAGAAGCAGATCTTCAGAACTGAG GAGGCGATACGCTGCAATGCAAAGTAATGTGTCACCAATAACTACAGGAACTATGAGAGCAGCAAACCAGTTGAGACTAGATTTTACCAACACAAATGCAGCAAATAGTGCCCCAATGGGCAGCACTCCACTTCAGACTTCGACATTTGTATCTCCTTCATGTTCATCGACTTCCCCCTTGGACAATCCTCATATGCTTGCGCAAGATACTGTTACATCGGTGGTGAGCATGCTCAAGGATACGCTCGAACGTAAGAAGCTCAGTAGCCCTGCCAACAGAGACATGCCACATGGCAACCCTTTTGGGTTTTACGACAGCCAACAGTTTCAACACAACATTCTTGGAGGAACAGATATGTTCCCCCTGGTGACAAATGGACATGTTCAGGACTCCCTGATGCTTCCTGAAGTCGAGAGACCCACGGAACCAAACGCCGAGAACTTTGTTGCTCCCGCAAGCCAGATTTGGATCAGTGCAGCGTCTCATGAACCTTCACAGAGTGGATCGTCTAATGCTCTGACGGCTCAATCAGCCGGTTTTGAAGTGTGTGATGAGCTACGTCCTATGGGGCAAGGACTGTCTGTGTGTGAGAGCACTAGGAAAAATGTTGCAAATGGGACAGCTGACTGCAGATCAAACGGCAAAG ATTACAGAGAGAAGGTACTAAAAGATAATTTGAAGGACGAAAGAAAG AGAGTGGCCCTGACACGAATGGGATCCATCTCATCAGAACAAGCAG TTGATGGAGGAGATCCTACGAAGAAACGCAGGGTTGAGCGCACACGCAA AATGGCAGAAGCAAAGGAAAGAAGTTCCACCCCAGTAATACCAACCGACATGCAAGCGGTTCTCAAGCGCTGCGAAAACCTGGAGAAGGAGGTCAGGTCACTAAAGCTTAATTTGTCATTCATGAACCG GAAGGATTCAGAACAGACGAAGCAGATCGAGGATCTTCAGAAGCAAAACGAGGACATGGCGGAAGAGAAGGAGAGGCTGATAGAGGAGATCGAACGGATGGCCTCCGACTCCACGGCATGA
- the LOC123168608 gene encoding histone H1-beta, late embryonic-like translates to MVVALGPGRFYGGGLPRPRVFPGDRVDPPAPVTDALLCWARDAHWSMGGLGAKRLRLQGRIEGNLVKLRRTARRDARPSAKSNPKASKAKVRAAGHGPAPATLDDALGSDDDDDSEDEAEVAAQEKAMRREVVDDDEDSESGESDGEGVPLVTIAAAAKRKRVRKLSDEFDRIAAAQQEGGGKKKPAAAAPAKAPMRKKPAASAAAAPAPAAEAPAKKSLKRKAVAPAVRTSPKRKAAEAPAARRTSPRSKH, encoded by the coding sequence ATGGTGGTCGCGCTCGGTCCGGGCAGGTTCTACGGCGGCGGCCTCCCGCGCCCGCGCGTCTTCCCCGGCGACCGCGTCGACCCGCCGGCGCCCGTCACCGATGCGCTGCTCTGCTGGGCGCGGGACGCGCACTGGTCCATGGGCGGGCTCGGCGCCAAGCGCCTCCGCCTGCAGGGCCGCATCGAGGGCAACCTCGTCAAGCTCCGCCGCACCGCGCGCCGCGACGCCAGGCCCTCCGCCAAGTCCAACCCCAAGGCCTCCAAGGCCAAGGTCCGCGCCGCCGGGCATGGGCCCGCCCCTGCCACCCTCGACGACGCGCTCggctccgacgacgacgacgactccgAGGACGAGGCCGAGGTCGCGGCCCAGGAGAAGGCGATGCGGCGCGAGGTCGTGGATGATGACGAGGACTCCGAGTCCGGCGAGTCCGATGGCGAGGGGGTGCCGCTCgtcaccatcgccgccgccgcaaaGCGGAAGCGCGTCAGGAAGCTCTCCGACGAGTTCGACCGCatcgccgccgcgcagcaggagggCGGCGGGAAGAAGAAGCCCGCGGCCGCGGCTCCGGCCAAGGCGCCGATGAGGAAGAAGCCTGCTGCTTCTGCTGCGGCGGCTCCTGCTCCGGCCGCTGAGGCACCGGCGAAGAAGTCGCTGAAGAGGAAGGCGGTTGCGCCGGCGGTGAGGACCTCACCGAAGAGGAAGGCTGCTGAGGCGCCGGCGGCAAGGAGGACCTCGCCGAGGTCGAAGCACTGA